The following are from one region of the Sandaracinus amylolyticus genome:
- the lspA gene encoding signal peptidase II, producing the protein MAPTTTRRGSALIAACIVSTIALVALDIGTKTWAENALSAERTGERPEVCASDEDGYIRYQRARRPGLVVIEDVFELEYAENCGAAFGLLRNAPTALRTTIFGIAATAATIVLLWLFIQGRGGPWFAWSVPFVVSGALGNLIDRIRYGYVVDFIHWHWRDEFDYPTFNVADIAITIGVVLLLIDGFRREEPAKVDEKAAPAAKTKTAEGAGDQRTGDPREAAGE; encoded by the coding sequence GTGGCGCCGACCACGACGCGCCGCGGAAGCGCGCTGATCGCCGCGTGCATCGTGTCGACGATCGCGCTCGTCGCGCTCGACATCGGCACCAAGACGTGGGCCGAGAACGCGCTGAGCGCGGAGCGCACCGGCGAGCGCCCCGAGGTGTGCGCGTCCGACGAGGACGGGTACATCCGGTACCAGCGCGCGCGCCGTCCCGGGCTCGTCGTCATCGAGGACGTGTTCGAGCTCGAGTACGCGGAGAACTGCGGCGCGGCGTTCGGTCTGCTGCGCAACGCACCGACCGCGCTGCGCACCACGATCTTCGGCATCGCGGCGACCGCGGCGACGATCGTGCTGCTGTGGCTCTTCATCCAGGGCCGCGGTGGGCCGTGGTTCGCGTGGAGCGTGCCCTTCGTCGTGTCGGGCGCGCTCGGGAACCTGATCGACCGCATCCGCTACGGGTACGTCGTCGACTTCATCCACTGGCACTGGCGCGACGAGTTCGACTACCCGACGTTCAACGTCGCCGACATCGCGATCACGATCGGCGTGGTGCTCCTCTTGATCGACGGCTTCCGTCGCGAGGAGCCGGCGAAGGTGGACGAGAAGGCCGCGCCGGCCGCGAAGACGAAGACCGCCGAAGGGGCGGGCGACCAGCGCACTGGCGATCCGCGGGAAGCGGCCGGAGAATGA
- a CDS encoding prolipoprotein diacylglyceryl transferase, producing MISTFDGRLIAAVCVVVLLGALGVWSIRRDLDPKPVLGGALLVALGAIAAHAFDEPIPAYFTMLMAAFAACTWFAVRWAKREKRDHDVLIDLALISLITGVAGSRIAHVLFDGFFMDYVHLCTDPSQVAWHITPEQCASESVQGAWDAAANVCRPTEADCFAWARFWAGGLTWYGGMVLGIGYAMYFLKKEGFPRIKTLDLAGMILPLGLFFGRLGCWFGGCCFGQPTDAWFGVSFPAWSPASEAQWRAHLLEHPSHPSLPVIPTQLLEAGGSLLIAFAIIGWLEPRKRFDGQVFCVSMIAYAVLRFVLEFFRADDRGGVGALSTSQWVGVVIVVAAAALWPVLQRRSSAMLRAG from the coding sequence GTGATCTCGACCTTCGACGGGCGCCTGATCGCGGCGGTCTGTGTCGTCGTGCTGCTCGGCGCGCTCGGCGTCTGGAGCATCCGCCGCGATCTCGATCCGAAGCCGGTGCTCGGGGGCGCGCTCCTGGTCGCCCTGGGCGCGATCGCGGCACACGCGTTCGACGAGCCGATCCCCGCGTACTTCACGATGCTCATGGCGGCGTTCGCCGCGTGCACGTGGTTCGCGGTGCGGTGGGCCAAGCGCGAGAAGCGCGACCACGACGTGCTGATCGATCTCGCGCTGATCTCGCTGATCACCGGGGTCGCGGGGTCGCGGATCGCGCACGTGCTCTTCGACGGGTTCTTCATGGACTACGTGCACCTCTGCACGGACCCGTCGCAGGTGGCCTGGCACATCACGCCGGAGCAGTGCGCGAGCGAGTCCGTGCAGGGCGCGTGGGACGCGGCCGCGAACGTGTGCAGGCCGACCGAGGCCGACTGCTTCGCGTGGGCGCGGTTCTGGGCCGGCGGGCTCACCTGGTACGGCGGGATGGTGCTCGGCATCGGGTACGCGATGTACTTCCTCAAGAAGGAAGGCTTCCCGCGCATCAAGACGCTGGACCTCGCGGGGATGATCCTGCCGCTCGGGCTCTTCTTCGGGCGGCTCGGGTGCTGGTTCGGAGGGTGCTGCTTCGGTCAGCCGACCGACGCGTGGTTCGGCGTGTCGTTCCCCGCGTGGTCGCCCGCGAGCGAGGCGCAGTGGCGCGCGCACCTGCTCGAGCATCCGTCGCACCCCTCGCTGCCGGTGATCCCGACGCAGCTGCTCGAGGCGGGTGGGTCGCTGCTGATCGCGTTCGCGATCATCGGGTGGCTCGAGCCGCGGAAGCGCTTCGACGGGCAGGTCTTCTGCGTGTCGATGATCGCGTATGCGGTGCTGCGCTTCGTGCTCGAGTTCTTCCGGGCCGACGATCGTGGCGGGGTCGGGGCGCTGTCGACGTCGCAGTGGGTCGGCGTGGTGATCGTGGTGGCTGCTGCTGCGTTGTGGCCGGTGTTGCAGCGGCGGAGCTCGGCGATGCTTCGCGCGGGGTGA